From the Haladaptatus sp. DJG-WS-42 genome, the window GCCGACGAGGAAGGCGTCGAGCGCGGGCTGTTTCGCGGCTTCTAATTCGTTGAGGAGGTTGTCGGCGCTCTTTTCGCCCCAGCCCTCAAGCTCCACGAGGTCGTCGCGCGAGAGGCTGTAGAGGTCGGCTATCGTCTCGATGAGCCCTGCTTCGATGAGTTGAACCACTTTCTCTTGGCCGAGGCCTTCTACGTCGAGCGCCCCGCGGCTGGCGTAGTGGCCCACGGCGCGTTCGAGTTGCGCACGACAGGCGAAGCCGCCGGTACAGAAGGCAAGCGGGCCGTCGCGTTCGACCGGGCTCTCACACACCGGGCAGGTGTCGGGGTATTCGAAGTGACCCGCTGCGTGTTTCTCGACGACTTCTGCGACGTACGGAATCACGTCGCCCGCGCGCTCGATGCGGATTTCGTCGCCGATGTTCACGTTCATCGCCTCGATTTCACCCGGATTGTGGAGGGTGGCTCTGGAGACGGTGACGCCCGACACGTCCACGGGGTCTAAGAGGGCGACCGGCGTCAGGCGACCGGTACGACCGACTTGCACCACGATGTCCGCGATGCGCGTCTGTTCGGTGCGGGCGGGGAACTTGTAGGCGAACGCCCAGCGCGGGGCGCGAGCCGTTTCGCCCAACTCGTCGCACGCCGCCCGGTCGTTGACCTTGATGACCGTGCCATCGATTTCGTAGTTCAGGTCGTCGCGCGCTTCCTGTATCTCGTTTCGGTAGGCGATTGCACCTTCGATGTCGGAAACCAATCGCGAACGGGCAGAGGCTTTGAGGCCCCATTTGGGGAGTGCGTCGTGTTGGGCTGCGTGCGTCTCGAACGTCCGGCTCGAATCGAGCACGTCGAAGAAAAAGCAGTCGAGTGGGCGGCTTGCCGTAATTTTTGGGTCGAGTTGTCGCAGCGTTCCGGCCGCCGCGTTTCGCGGGTTTGCAAACGGGTCGTCGCCGTTTTCGATGCGTTCGCGGTTGTGCGCCTGAAACGCGTCGCGGGGCATGTACACCTCGCCACGCACCACGAGACGGTCGGGAAAGTCACCATGGAGGCGCTGGGGGACGGAGCGAATCGTCCGGACGTTCGCGGTCACGTCCTCGCCGGTGACGCCGTCGCCACGGGTCGCGGCCCGTTCGTAGCGGCCGTCTTCGTAGACGACTTCGACGGAGAGGCCGTCGAATTTTGGTTCGCAGAAGTAGTCGACTTCGCCCACCGCATCGCGGACGCGCTGGTCGAACGCGCGCACGTCTGTCTCCTCGCCCGAGGAGTCGATGGACTTCATCGCCGCGATGTGTTCGACGGTTTCGAGTTCGTCTAACGGTTCCTCACCGACCCGGCGTGTCGGGCTGTCTGCTGTCCAGAGGTCGAAGGCGTCCTCTACGTCTTGGAGTCGGCTGAACAGGGCATCGTACACGTGGTCTGCGATGACTGGCTGATTCTCGACGTAGTAGCGTTTGTCGTGATAGCGGATGGCCTCGCGCAGGCGGGCGACTTCCTCGCGGGCCTCGTCGTCGCTCAACTCGGCGACCGGGCGAAACTCGGTCACGGGGTCGTCGAGATGGGGATTGTCGTCGCCGGTGGTCATTACCGGGTGATTGGTCGCCCGGTGTTAAAATCTCGGGGAGAGGGTTTCGATGGGTTCGAGTTCGTCGGCACACCGCTCTGCGAAGGCGAGCAGGTCGAGGTCTGCGTCTGGTTCCATCGAGACGGTGACGCCCGTGTTTTCTTGGAAATAAAACCGTAAGATGAGCGCGTCGTCGAATCGGGCAACGCTCCAGTGGACGGCTCCGAGGCCGAAGGTGTCTTCGACCGAGATGGTTTGCTCGCCGCTTTCGGTGAGATACGACGAAATCTTCGGGACGTACTCCGCACGGCTGTCTCGCACGTCTCTGCGGGCAATGAGGAGATGGTGTGTCTCGTCGTGGTGGTAGCGTGCGATGCGAAGCTGGTCGCCCAATTCAGTTTCTAAAAACGAGATGAAACCATCGAAATTGCCCATTGCGTGCGGTTTTTACACTGACAATATCTTACATCTTTCGGAGGTGTCGGGCTTCGTGTGTGAACACGGACTGACACTGGCGACACTTGGTCAGACCCACAGGCGTTATCTGTTGGGCCTCGAACGGAGAAGTATGTCGGAGGAGTTCCTCCTGTTGAATCCAGGACCAGTTCCGATCACCGATGCGGTACGCAGAGCCATGGACGGGTCGATGGTTTCTCACCGCTCGGCCGAATTCGAAGCCACCTACGCTCGCGCACAGGACGGCCTTTCGTACATCTTCGAGTGTTCGACACTCGACGGGTCGTCTACGTCCTCGGGAGGAACCAGCCTCATCCTGAACGGCACGGCCACGATGGGGATGGAAGCCGCTGTGGCGAACCTCACGGACGACGACAGCGAGGTCGTCGCGCTCGTAAACGGGAAATTCGGCCGTCGGTTCAAGCGCATCGCAGACCGCCACGCACAGGTCTCGGCCGTCGAAATCGAGTGGGGCGAGTCGTTCGACCTTGACGACGTTGCAGACGCCATCACCGACGACACGGACGTCGTCACGATGGTCCACAACGAGACCTCGACGGGTGTGTTGAACCCGGTCGAACAGGTCGGCGAACTCGCTGCCGCCGCGGACGCTCGCTTCGTCGTAGACGGCGTCACCAGCATCGGCGGTGACGTGTTCAAAATCGACGACTGGAACGTTGACATCGCCATCACCGACTCCCAGAAGGCGCTCGCCGCGCCACCGGGCGTGAGCGCGATGTACGTCGCAGACCGCGCTGTTGAGTACATCGACGGCGAGGGCGCGCCGTTCTACGAAGACTTAGACTGGCATCTGCGCAAAGCCGAGTCCCATCAGACGCCGTTTACGAGCGCCGTACCGTTGTTCCGCTCGCTCGCGGTCGCCGTCGAACAAATCGAAGACGAGACGATGGAAACGCGCATCGCCCGCCACCGCCGCCAGTCCGCGGCGTTCCGCGCTGGTTTCGAGGCAATGGGCCTCTCGCTGTTCGCGTCGCTCAACGAGGATTCGGCCTATTCGAACACGCTCACGTCGGTTGCGCTTCCTGAGTCGGTCACAGCATCGCCATCCGACTTCTTCGATGCGGTCAAAGCACGAAACGTCTCCATCAGTGGCGGACAGGCCCACCTTGGTGGGCACATTTTCCGCGTCTCAAACATGGGCAACCTCGAAGCCGACCAGATCCTTCGCGGGATTCGGACGATTGGCGAGGCCATGACCGACGTCGGTGTGGATGCGGATACCGAAGCCGCACTCACCGCCGCGCGCGCCGAACTGGACGACTAATAGCGACCTTTTTTGCGACGTCTTTCGCGCCTGTGTAGTCGCGCCGTCAAACCGCCTGCCACTTACGTGTCTCTCGTCCACAGAATCGGACGCAAATGGCCGAAAAGAAATTCGCAATCCTCCTGAACGCAGACAAGACGAGTGTCGGCCCCGCGGCGAACGGGCTTGAGTACGCGCTTGACTTAGACGACGCTGGCTACACCGCGGAAGTCTACTTCGACGGCGCGGCGACCGAGTGGCCAGCCGTCCTCGACAGGAAGCCGGACAACCCCGTGAACAAGTACTTCAACGAGGCCGTAGAGCGTGGCCTCATCGGTGGGGCGTGTGGCTACTGTGCGAACGCGTTTGGCGTCTACGACGACGTGGACGAGGCGGGCGTCGAACTCCTTGGCGGGCGCGAGAATCACGGCCCGGACGTCGGCGCGCTCGTCTCAGAAGGCTACGAACTCATCACCGTCGGGTAATCAGCGCCCGGCTTCCGCCCCGAACAGGGACTGTTTTTCGAGTTTCAAACGCACGAACACTGGGAGCGTGAGCAGCGCAATCCCGATTTCGAGACCGCCCGCGACGAGGAAGGCGGCTAAAAAGCCGTAGGTGTCGGCCACCGCGCCACCGACGACGATACCCGTGAGAAAGCCAATCGAGCCGAAGATGTTGAACCCGCCCATGGCAACCCCGCGTTCGGTGTCCCGGGAGAGGTCGTTCACGAGCGCCATCGTCGCGGGCGCCATGAGCGCGCCGAGGACGCCAACGACGACCATGCCGGCGCGGGCGGCGTTCAGCGTGGGGACGAGGCCAACGGCGATGACTGCAACCCCATACAGGCCGGAGCCGACGACGACCGGCCCCACTCTCCCGACTCGGTCTGAGAGCACGCCAAAGGGGTACTGGAGCAGGGCGAAGGGGACGAAAAACAGCGCGAGCACGAGGCCGGTCTGGGCGGCGTCTAAGCCGAACGCGGTGCGAAAGTAGAACGTCCCGACGAGGGCGAAAAAGCCCGCCGTGAGCCGGTCGATGAAGCCAAAGGCGTAGGGCAGGAGGAGGACGGGCGTTTCCCTGAGTCCAGAGAGGGTGGCCGCGACACCGTCGTGGTTTTTCGGGGCGCGGTCGGTGACGAAAATCGTGAGAACCGCTCCAAGTGCGAGCAGGCCGCTTGCGAGATAGAGCGGCGCGAGCGGGTCTATCGTCGTGAGTCGCCCGCCGAGCGGTGCGCCAAGGGCGGTGCCGAGACCGATGGCGATGCCCGCCGCACCCATGTTCTTGCCGTGGCCGCCGTCCAAATCCATCAGCATGGTCATCGAAAGCGAGAACGCAGCAATGGTGACCGCCCCTTGGATGAATCGAAGCACGAGCACGGCTCCGAAGGCGGTGATGCCGACGATAGGCAGAACGGCGAGCAGCGCGTAGCCAACTGCGCCGCCAAGCGCCCCGAGGGCGATGTACGGCGCTCTTCGGCCCGTGGTGTCGCTCAAACTCCCCCAAACGCCCGCGAAGAGGACGAATCCCACAAACTCGGCGGTGAGAAACCACATCCCCGCATCGAGGCTTGTGGTCGCGCCGAGGGCGGCGAGGAGGTCTGGGACGCCGGGGTAGAGGAGCACCTGCGCGAACAATACGACGAACACGACGAGTGCGAGGCGTATCCGGTCTGTCCCGGCCATGTGGGGTAAAAAGACTTGAACGGGCTAAATCTCTGTGCTCGAGATTGCGGTCCCGTTTCAACGAGAAAACCGCGTGCTGTGAACGTTCTTCCGGACTGGCCTATCTCGGTAGTTAGTACGTCTTTAACGTTGGTATTACCTGATTTACGATATGACTCTCTCGCGTATGAGTCTGCAGGGGACAGAGACATGCGATTTGCTATTCGCCGGTCAGACCGGGGGATGTCGCCACTGGTGGGGGTGATTACGATGGTTGCGGTGACCATTCTCTCGGCTGCGCTTACGACGGGGATGCTGTATGGAATGACCGATGCAGCGGGCGGTCCGGCACCGGTGATAATTATGACCGATTCGGCTCGTGCGTCGCAGGTCGGCGACCAGACCTACGCCGACTTGCTGTTCTACCACGAGGGTGGCCAGCAGGCGAACGTCGAAGATTTGGAAATCATCGTTCGAAACGGCGGCTCCTCGACGCACCACACCATCTCGAAAACGGGTGATGTTGCAGACGGGCTGTGGACGGGTGGAGAATTGCTCTCAGTTTCGCTCTCGGGTGAGGAAGTCTGTGCAAGCGGTGGTGAGTATCTCGACGTGTACTTGGTGCACAAGCAAGACGAAAAGCGGTCGTCCATCATCGCAAAGCGCACGGTTCCGGTTGAACGTGAAGAACAGCTCGTGCCCATCACGAGCAGCGACTTCGACATCGTAGAAGGTGCGGTCGTACCCGGGGCTGACTACGATGCAGAAGTCGTCCTCCTCGGGACGGCCATCTCAGACGGACACGGTTCTGACATCCCCGTGTACATCGAATTCCAAGTCGGTGACGACACCATCGTTCCGTGGCCCGGCGACGTGAACGACGGCGAGAATCCACGAACCACGGAGTTCATCGGACGCACCGCGGGTGAGGCAATCTCCGTGAAAGCAACGGGACTGCTCTCCGCTCTATCTACCGAAGAGACCGAGCAGGTACTCGTGTTGCGCGACGGTGATGAAGTGCCAGACATCGAAGGGTTCGAAGATCAGTCGAACGCAGAGGAGTTCGTCAGAGACTACATCGTAGATGGGAAGATAAGCCTCGAAGAGAACGAGGCTATCTTCCTCTTCGAGATTGGGACTGATAACCTCAACAGCAATGCTGCGGACTTCCAGGATGCGGTTGTGCTCGTCAGCATGTCGCGGCTCGAAGAGACCACCGAGACCGAGAACGTAGTCGAAGCGTCCCAGATCCAAGACGTGCGCTCACACCGAACCATCATCTGCGCTGCGTAAGGCGAGTGCAGGTTTTGCCTATACTCACAGTTATAGAAAGCTCCAGGAATATGAGTCACACACATGAACCACTCCGAGTGGCCGGGGTTCTCTACACGCTGTCTTCACGCGGGACAGGAGCCAGACCCGGCGACAGGGGCGCGCGCCCCACCCATCTATCAAACGACTTCGTACGTCTTCGAGGACGCCGCCACGGCTGCTTCTCGGTTCGCCCTCGAAGCCGACGGTAACATCTATTCGCGGTTTTCAAACCCGACAACGGCGATGCTCGAAGCCCGTCTCACCGCCCTCGAAGGTGGGAGCGCGGCGCTCGCCACCGCCGCGGGCATGGCCGCGCTCGACGCCGCGACCACGACGCTCGCCCGTCCCGGCGACAACATCGTCTCTGCGGCGTCCATCTACGGCGGCACGCACTCGTACTTCTCGAACACCGCTGGAAACCGTGGAATTGAGCCACGCTTCGTTCCGACGCTTGATTACGACGCCTACGCCGAGGCCATCGACGAGGACACCGCCTACGTCCACGTCGAGAGCATCTCGAATCCGGCGCTCGTCACCCCTGATTTAGAACGCATCGCAGCGATTGCCCACGACAACGATGCGCCGCTGTTCGTGGACAACACGTTCGCGACGCCGTATCTGTGCAATCCCTTTGAACACGGCGCAGACCTCATCTGGCACTCGACCACCAAATGGCTCCACGGGTCGGGAACCACCGTTGGCGGCGCGCTCATCACTGGCGGCGACTTCGACTGGGGCGACTACCCCGAAGTCGGCCAGCCAAATCCGGCGTTTCACGGGACGAACTTCACCGAGCGGTTTGGTGACCGCGCGCTCGTCGAAGCCGCCCGCCACCGCGCCGTGCGGACGACCGGAAGCGGCCAGTCGCCGTTCAATGCATGGCTCACGTTGCAGGGCATCGAGACGCTCCCGCTCCGGATGGAGCGCCACTGCGAGAACGCACAAGCAGTGGCCGAATTCTTAGAAGACCATCCGGCCATCGACTGGGTCGCCTACCCTGGCCTCGAAAGCCACGAAACCCACGACAACGCCTCGAAGTACTTAGACGGTGGCTACGGCGGCATGATTGCCTTCGGACCGAAAGGCGGCTACGACGCCGCGAAACGGCTGTGTGAGGAGACGCAACTGGCGAGCTTCCTCGCAAACGTCGGCGACTCGAAAACGCTCATCATCCATCCGGCGAGTACGACTCACGCTCAACTCACAGAGCAAGAACAACTCGAAAGCGGGGTCAGCCCCGACCTCGTTCGGTTTTCGGTGGGTATCGAAGATGTGGATGATATCATTACAGACCTTTCGGAGGCCCTGCCATGAGCGACGACGGCGTCGCGCAACTGGGCGAGTTCGAGTTCGAGTGCGGCGAGTCCATCCCGAATCTGGAGATTGCCTACGAAACCTACGGCGACTTTACGGGCGACAACGCGGTGCTCGTCTGTCACGCGCTCACGGGCAGTGCCCACGTCTCCGGGCTTCGCCGCGCGAGCCACGGCGGGCAGGCGACGGCGTGGTGGGACGACATCGTCGGGCCGGGGAAGGCCATCGACACGACCGAGTACTTCGTCGTCTGTGCGAACGTGCCGGGGTCGTGCTACGGGTCGAGCGGCCCGTCGAGCGAGGGGCCGGACGGCGAACCGTGGGGAACCGACTTCCCGCCTGTGACCGTCGGCGACTGGACGCGCGCCCAGCGCGACTTGCTCGACCACCTCGGGGTGCCGAACCTCCACGCCGTCGTCGGCGGGAGCGTCGGCGGCATGAACGCCCTCGACTGGGCAAAACAGCACCCAGACCACGTCGACCGCATCGTCGCGGTGGCGACCGCCGCTCGCCTCGACCCGCAGTGTCTCGCCCTCGATGCGATTGCACGCCGAGCGATTACGACCGACGCGAACTGGAACGGCGGCGAGTATTATGGCGGTGACCTGCCGAAACACGGCCTCGCGCTCGCCCGCCAAATCGGTCACACGATGTATCTCTCAAAAGATTCGATGGACCGGAAGTTCGGTCGGCGGTCTGCGGGCAGAGACGCCGCTCGCGATGCGTTTCCGGTTGACCCCGCGGCCGGTTTCTTCCCGTACCGTGACGTGGAATCCTACCTCGATTATCAGGCAGAAAAGTTCGTCGAGCGCTTCGACGCCAACAGCTACCTCTACCTGACGCGAGCGATGGACAACTACGACCTGTCTGCGGGGTTCGAATCCGACGCCGACGCGCTCGCGGCGTTCACCGGCGAGGCGCTCGTCCTCTCGTTTACCGGCGACTGGCACTTTACGACCGAGCAGGCAGAGACCCTCGCCGTGGCGTTCAGAAACGGCGACACACCGACGGCTCATCACAAGATTACGTCAGACCACGGCCACGACGCGTTTCTCGTGGAACCTGAAAAAGTCGGCCCGCCGCTCGCAGATTTCCTCGAAGTTGGCGTCTCCGGCAAGGCCGTGACCGACACGGTGTCGAGCAACTCTGACCGCCAGTTCGCGCCGGTTCACACGAGCCTGTTCGGGAAGTGATTACTCGGCGCGCACGATGAGTGCGAGGCCGACGACCACCGCGAGCACGTAGGCGGGTTGTGCGCTTGCGAACTCGACGAGGTGCGTCAGCGTCAGCCCCATCGTCGCCGACGCTGTTCCTTCGACTG encodes:
- the ligA gene encoding NAD-dependent DNA ligase LigA translates to MTTGDDNPHLDDPVTEFRPVAELSDDEAREEVARLREAIRYHDKRYYVENQPVIADHVYDALFSRLQDVEDAFDLWTADSPTRRVGEEPLDELETVEHIAAMKSIDSSGEETDVRAFDQRVRDAVGEVDYFCEPKFDGLSVEVVYEDGRYERAATRGDGVTGEDVTANVRTIRSVPQRLHGDFPDRLVVRGEVYMPRDAFQAHNRERIENGDDPFANPRNAAAGTLRQLDPKITASRPLDCFFFDVLDSSRTFETHAAQHDALPKWGLKASARSRLVSDIEGAIAYRNEIQEARDDLNYEIDGTVIKVNDRAACDELGETARAPRWAFAYKFPARTEQTRIADIVVQVGRTGRLTPVALLDPVDVSGVTVSRATLHNPGEIEAMNVNIGDEIRIERAGDVIPYVAEVVEKHAAGHFEYPDTCPVCESPVERDGPLAFCTGGFACRAQLERAVGHYASRGALDVEGLGQEKVVQLIEAGLIETIADLYSLSRDDLVELEGWGEKSADNLLNELEAAKQPALDAFLVGLGIPSVGPTTARSLAREFGTLNGIMDATAAELQEVDDVGETVAADISTFFESEENRRVIAQLRERGVEPESVKQTGGDELAGLTFVFTGSLAEMTRSEAQAVVEKHGANATGSVSGNTDYLVAGENPGASKTNDAESNGVPILDEEAFWKLLAEKGVSPSR
- a CDS encoding alanine--glyoxylate aminotransferase family protein → MSEEFLLLNPGPVPITDAVRRAMDGSMVSHRSAEFEATYARAQDGLSYIFECSTLDGSSTSSGGTSLILNGTATMGMEAAVANLTDDDSEVVALVNGKFGRRFKRIADRHAQVSAVEIEWGESFDLDDVADAITDDTDVVTMVHNETSTGVLNPVEQVGELAAAADARFVVDGVTSIGGDVFKIDDWNVDIAITDSQKALAAPPGVSAMYVADRAVEYIDGEGAPFYEDLDWHLRKAESHQTPFTSAVPLFRSLAVAVEQIEDETMETRIARHRRQSAAFRAGFEAMGLSLFASLNEDSAYSNTLTSVALPESVTASPSDFFDAVKARNVSISGGQAHLGGHIFRVSNMGNLEADQILRGIRTIGEAMTDVGVDADTEAALTAARAELDD
- a CDS encoding MFS transporter; the protein is MAGTDRIRLALVVFVVLFAQVLLYPGVPDLLAALGATTSLDAGMWFLTAEFVGFVLFAGVWGSLSDTTGRRAPYIALGALGGAVGYALLAVLPIVGITAFGAVLVLRFIQGAVTIAAFSLSMTMLMDLDGGHGKNMGAAGIAIGLGTALGAPLGGRLTTIDPLAPLYLASGLLALGAVLTIFVTDRAPKNHDGVAATLSGLRETPVLLLPYAFGFIDRLTAGFFALVGTFYFRTAFGLDAAQTGLVLALFFVPFALLQYPFGVLSDRVGRVGPVVVGSGLYGVAVIAVGLVPTLNAARAGMVVVGVLGALMAPATMALVNDLSRDTERGVAMGGFNIFGSIGFLTGIVVGGAVADTYGFLAAFLVAGGLEIGIALLTLPVFVRLKLEKQSLFGAEAGR
- a CDS encoding type IV pilin N-terminal domain-containing protein, whose protein sequence is MRFAIRRSDRGMSPLVGVITMVAVTILSAALTTGMLYGMTDAAGGPAPVIIMTDSARASQVGDQTYADLLFYHEGGQQANVEDLEIIVRNGGSSTHHTISKTGDVADGLWTGGELLSVSLSGEEVCASGGEYLDVYLVHKQDEKRSSIIAKRTVPVEREEQLVPITSSDFDIVEGAVVPGADYDAEVVLLGTAISDGHGSDIPVYIEFQVGDDTIVPWPGDVNDGENPRTTEFIGRTAGEAISVKATGLLSALSTEETEQVLVLRDGDEVPDIEGFEDQSNAEEFVRDYIVDGKISLEENEAIFLFEIGTDNLNSNAADFQDAVVLVSMSRLEETTETENVVEASQIQDVRSHRTIICAA
- a CDS encoding O-acetylhomoserine aminocarboxypropyltransferase/cysteine synthase family protein — translated: MNHSEWPGFSTRCLHAGQEPDPATGARAPPIYQTTSYVFEDAATAASRFALEADGNIYSRFSNPTTAMLEARLTALEGGSAALATAAGMAALDAATTTLARPGDNIVSAASIYGGTHSYFSNTAGNRGIEPRFVPTLDYDAYAEAIDEDTAYVHVESISNPALVTPDLERIAAIAHDNDAPLFVDNTFATPYLCNPFEHGADLIWHSTTKWLHGSGTTVGGALITGGDFDWGDYPEVGQPNPAFHGTNFTERFGDRALVEAARHRAVRTTGSGQSPFNAWLTLQGIETLPLRMERHCENAQAVAEFLEDHPAIDWVAYPGLESHETHDNASKYLDGGYGGMIAFGPKGGYDAAKRLCEETQLASFLANVGDSKTLIIHPASTTHAQLTEQEQLESGVSPDLVRFSVGIEDVDDIITDLSEALP
- the metX gene encoding homoserine O-acetyltransferase, whose translation is MSDDGVAQLGEFEFECGESIPNLEIAYETYGDFTGDNAVLVCHALTGSAHVSGLRRASHGGQATAWWDDIVGPGKAIDTTEYFVVCANVPGSCYGSSGPSSEGPDGEPWGTDFPPVTVGDWTRAQRDLLDHLGVPNLHAVVGGSVGGMNALDWAKQHPDHVDRIVAVATAARLDPQCLALDAIARRAITTDANWNGGEYYGGDLPKHGLALARQIGHTMYLSKDSMDRKFGRRSAGRDAARDAFPVDPAAGFFPYRDVESYLDYQAEKFVERFDANSYLYLTRAMDNYDLSAGFESDADALAAFTGEALVLSFTGDWHFTTEQAETLAVAFRNGDTPTAHHKITSDHGHDAFLVEPEKVGPPLADFLEVGVSGKAVTDTVSSNSDRQFAPVHTSLFGK